One window from the genome of Solea solea chromosome 13, fSolSol10.1, whole genome shotgun sequence encodes:
- the paqr6 gene encoding membrane progestin receptor delta isoform X1 — MSMQGSVLAVGKCLACLEFMLLPVWQGIRASSGIGDGWSQGWGRCLRWEPSSPGQGPRIPVFDYPVWLVLCRGGRARLREVCQRGRGVIRLPADMLRFTLPQLYDNHQIPKVFREDSIISGYRHPKSSALDCVLSSFHMNNETMNIWTHFLPTWYFLWRFCVLCSTLNFLTDSYTWPLLVYMVLICIYPFTSSCAHTFSTMSPESRHICYFFDYGALSLYSLGCAISYGHYVIPDCWVNSFVHQHFVPIAVGNALFCTSLSCYSRFLELQFPKRSKVMRTVAFIVPFIFDTAPLFYRIVLCCGGNCGSSSALSSHCYHLLFAFLTCFLFTAHLPERLAPGRFDYIGHSHQLFHVSAVVGTHFQMEGVIADMMSRRAWLVGHGATPSFLSTIGVLVASFALNLGVIGIFSAPLLWKPDQSHAAARERKEQ; from the exons TGTTACCAGTGTGGCAGGGGATCAGGGCCAGTAGTGGCATTGGAGATGGGTGGAGCCAGGGCTGGGGCCGGTGCTTGCGATGGGAGCCCAGCAGCCCAGGACAAGGCCCCCGGATCCCAGTGTTTGACTATCCTGTCTGGTTGGTCCTCTGCCGCGGAGGACGCGCCAGGCTCAGGGAGGTCTGTCAAAGAGGGAGGGGTGTCATCCGGCTGCCCGCAGATATGCTCCGCTTCACACTTCCCCAGCTGTATGACAACCACCAGATCCCCAAG GTGTTCAGAGAGGACAGCATCATCTCCGGATACCGTCATCCCAAGAGCTCAGCGCTAGACTGTGTCCTCAGCAGCTTTCACATGAACAATGAGACGATGAACATCTGGACCCACTTCCTTCCAACATG gTATTTCCTGTGGCGTTTCTGTGTCCTCTGCTCTACACTTAACTTCCTGACCGACAGCTACACCTGGCCGCTGCTGGTTTACATGGTGCTCATTTGCATTTACCCCTTCACCTCCAGCTGTGCACACACTTTCAGCACCATGTCCCCAGAGTCCCGCCACATCTGCTACTTCTTTGACTACGGAGCGCTCAGCCTCTACAGCCTCG GTTGTGCCATAAGCTACGGACACTACGTCATACCAGACTGCTGGGTGAACAGTTTCGTCCATCAACATTTCGTGCCCATCGCCGTTGGAAACGCGTTGTTTTGCACCAGTTTGTCCTGTTATTCCAG GTTCCTGGAGTTGCAGTTCCCAAAGAGAAGCAAAGTTATGAGGACCGTAGCGTTTATCGTCCCGTTTATATTCGACACGGCGCCTCTGTTTTACAGG ATTGTTCTGTGCTGTGGAGGAAACTGCGGCTCCAGCAGCGCCTTGTCCAGTCACTGTTACCACCTCCTCTTCGCCTTCCTCACCTGCTTCCTGTTTACCGCCCACCTCCCGGAGAGGCTTGCCCCAGGGCGATTCGACTACATCG GCCACAGTCACCAGCTCTTCCACGTCAGCGCCGTGGTGGGAACCCACTTCCAGATGGAGGGCGTGATCGCCGACATGATGTCACGGCGGGCGTGGCTGGTGGGCCACGGAGCCACGCCCTCCTTCCTGAGCACCATCGGCGTGCTCGTCGCCAGCTTCGCCCTCAACCTGGGCGTCATCGGTATCTTCAGCGCGCCGCTGCTGTGGAAGCCCGACCAGTCGCACGCTGCGGCGCGTGAGCGCAAGGAACAGTGA
- the paqr6 gene encoding membrane progestin receptor delta isoform X2 gives MSESRVLPVWQGIRASSGIGDGWSQGWGRCLRWEPSSPGQGPRIPVFDYPVWLVLCRGGRARLREVCQRGRGVIRLPADMLRFTLPQLYDNHQIPKVFREDSIISGYRHPKSSALDCVLSSFHMNNETMNIWTHFLPTWYFLWRFCVLCSTLNFLTDSYTWPLLVYMVLICIYPFTSSCAHTFSTMSPESRHICYFFDYGALSLYSLGCAISYGHYVIPDCWVNSFVHQHFVPIAVGNALFCTSLSCYSRFLELQFPKRSKVMRTVAFIVPFIFDTAPLFYRIVLCCGGNCGSSSALSSHCYHLLFAFLTCFLFTAHLPERLAPGRFDYIGHSHQLFHVSAVVGTHFQMEGVIADMMSRRAWLVGHGATPSFLSTIGVLVASFALNLGVIGIFSAPLLWKPDQSHAAARERKEQ, from the exons TGTTACCAGTGTGGCAGGGGATCAGGGCCAGTAGTGGCATTGGAGATGGGTGGAGCCAGGGCTGGGGCCGGTGCTTGCGATGGGAGCCCAGCAGCCCAGGACAAGGCCCCCGGATCCCAGTGTTTGACTATCCTGTCTGGTTGGTCCTCTGCCGCGGAGGACGCGCCAGGCTCAGGGAGGTCTGTCAAAGAGGGAGGGGTGTCATCCGGCTGCCCGCAGATATGCTCCGCTTCACACTTCCCCAGCTGTATGACAACCACCAGATCCCCAAG GTGTTCAGAGAGGACAGCATCATCTCCGGATACCGTCATCCCAAGAGCTCAGCGCTAGACTGTGTCCTCAGCAGCTTTCACATGAACAATGAGACGATGAACATCTGGACCCACTTCCTTCCAACATG gTATTTCCTGTGGCGTTTCTGTGTCCTCTGCTCTACACTTAACTTCCTGACCGACAGCTACACCTGGCCGCTGCTGGTTTACATGGTGCTCATTTGCATTTACCCCTTCACCTCCAGCTGTGCACACACTTTCAGCACCATGTCCCCAGAGTCCCGCCACATCTGCTACTTCTTTGACTACGGAGCGCTCAGCCTCTACAGCCTCG GTTGTGCCATAAGCTACGGACACTACGTCATACCAGACTGCTGGGTGAACAGTTTCGTCCATCAACATTTCGTGCCCATCGCCGTTGGAAACGCGTTGTTTTGCACCAGTTTGTCCTGTTATTCCAG GTTCCTGGAGTTGCAGTTCCCAAAGAGAAGCAAAGTTATGAGGACCGTAGCGTTTATCGTCCCGTTTATATTCGACACGGCGCCTCTGTTTTACAGG ATTGTTCTGTGCTGTGGAGGAAACTGCGGCTCCAGCAGCGCCTTGTCCAGTCACTGTTACCACCTCCTCTTCGCCTTCCTCACCTGCTTCCTGTTTACCGCCCACCTCCCGGAGAGGCTTGCCCCAGGGCGATTCGACTACATCG GCCACAGTCACCAGCTCTTCCACGTCAGCGCCGTGGTGGGAACCCACTTCCAGATGGAGGGCGTGATCGCCGACATGATGTCACGGCGGGCGTGGCTGGTGGGCCACGGAGCCACGCCCTCCTTCCTGAGCACCATCGGCGTGCTCGTCGCCAGCTTCGCCCTCAACCTGGGCGTCATCGGTATCTTCAGCGCGCCGCTGCTGTGGAAGCCCGACCAGTCGCACGCTGCGGCGCGTGAGCGCAAGGAACAGTGA